Proteins found in one Pseudoxanthomonas sp. SL93 genomic segment:
- a CDS encoding TonB-dependent receptor yields MKRNALAASLSQVLFCAALLPASFAATAQNQAPDAGVAGDPKQLDTVVVQGEIAYRDRTDDIAPTLVYDLEYFQRFEPNTVGDMLKRVPGVGFVGSDIMEYDGVQLRGLGGGYTQVLINGKKVPGAGDDRSFYVDRIPAEMVDHIEIKRSASANRSGDAIAGAINIVLRDAYEFTGSYIRVGVNRWDDGEVNPTFGAVTSFEALGGRLLAGINVQDRYRAKTKRSDRFTDNTQEEKVSWEDQTEVKDGRDYSANLSYTADVGDTGRFSIDGFYVKTDRDVTEVSFEEELDDDETINIRVPGLDPYDQKNYGVGAEYKFDMAGGTTAVSLDYARFENSQATTEGEQVYVSGAENWDDTWSIPADAEWDETVYSAESVTAKDAETGFRLTHARPLGGAELEFGVDYRTKKREGLNVSYEWEAEEEDETPASLADYELDGSVASVIEEKRLDPFIMLSGKGEAFSWEAGLRYETTKSEVEYLEDEESEGRVSKDYNELLPSVNLRWNLGEADRISLSLAKTVKRPNFNELLPALLDGEFGDNDYIGNPELDPETANGLDLGFEHRLGRKGVVGLNFFYRDVKDLIEIVNTGVPSEEMQDIWEELIEDGDAVDLADAMAQEPAESWLYTSSNVGDGKVYGYEFDVSTPLSAIGLENTGIFANYSWVKSEVDDFLGERRFNDQAKYVYNVGFIHDIPAWGTSFGATYRKQGDAYTRLLGEEAIIRYGGELDVFVEKRFGTNVSLRLSANNLLDASKDEFFDKFNTLQDQIDRDYDEYELETEEAGPSYQLVMRWAF; encoded by the coding sequence ATGAAACGCAATGCCTTGGCCGCCTCGCTCTCGCAGGTGCTGTTCTGCGCTGCCCTGCTGCCGGCCAGCTTCGCCGCCACCGCCCAGAACCAGGCGCCGGACGCCGGTGTCGCGGGCGATCCCAAGCAACTGGACACCGTGGTGGTGCAAGGCGAGATCGCCTACCGCGACCGCACCGATGACATCGCGCCGACCCTGGTCTACGACCTGGAGTACTTCCAGCGTTTCGAGCCGAATACCGTCGGTGACATGCTGAAGCGCGTGCCCGGCGTCGGCTTCGTCGGCTCGGACATCATGGAATACGACGGCGTGCAGCTGCGCGGCCTGGGTGGCGGCTACACCCAGGTGCTGATCAACGGCAAGAAGGTGCCGGGTGCCGGTGACGACCGCTCGTTCTACGTCGACCGCATCCCGGCGGAAATGGTCGATCACATCGAGATCAAGCGCAGCGCCAGCGCCAACCGCAGCGGCGACGCCATCGCCGGTGCGATCAACATCGTGCTGCGCGACGCATACGAGTTCACCGGCAGCTACATCCGTGTCGGCGTGAACCGCTGGGACGATGGCGAGGTCAACCCGACCTTCGGCGCCGTCACCTCTTTCGAAGCGCTCGGTGGGCGCCTGCTGGCCGGCATCAACGTGCAGGACCGGTACCGCGCCAAGACCAAGCGCTCCGACCGCTTCACCGACAACACCCAGGAAGAGAAAGTCAGCTGGGAAGACCAGACCGAGGTGAAGGACGGCCGCGACTATTCGGCCAACCTGTCCTACACCGCGGATGTCGGCGACACGGGCCGTTTCAGCATCGACGGCTTCTACGTCAAGACCGATCGCGACGTCACCGAGGTGTCGTTCGAAGAGGAACTGGACGATGACGAGACCATCAACATCCGCGTGCCGGGCCTGGACCCGTACGACCAGAAGAACTACGGCGTGGGCGCGGAATACAAGTTCGACATGGCGGGCGGTACCACCGCCGTGAGCCTGGACTACGCGCGCTTCGAGAATTCGCAGGCCACCACCGAGGGCGAACAGGTCTACGTGAGCGGTGCGGAAAACTGGGATGACACCTGGAGCATTCCCGCGGACGCCGAATGGGACGAGACCGTCTACAGCGCCGAATCCGTGACCGCCAAGGATGCCGAGACCGGTTTCCGTCTGACCCACGCGCGTCCGCTCGGCGGCGCCGAACTGGAGTTCGGCGTGGACTATCGCACCAAGAAGCGCGAAGGCCTGAACGTGAGCTACGAGTGGGAGGCCGAGGAGGAAGACGAAACCCCGGCATCCCTGGCGGACTATGAACTGGACGGCAGCGTGGCCTCGGTGATCGAGGAGAAGCGCCTCGACCCGTTCATCATGCTCAGCGGCAAGGGCGAAGCCTTCTCATGGGAAGCCGGCCTGCGCTATGAGACCACCAAGTCCGAGGTGGAATACCTCGAGGACGAGGAAAGCGAAGGCCGCGTCAGCAAGGACTACAACGAACTGCTGCCGTCGGTGAACCTGCGCTGGAACCTGGGCGAGGCGGACCGCATCAGCCTGTCGCTGGCCAAGACCGTCAAGCGCCCCAACTTCAACGAGTTGCTGCCCGCCCTGCTGGACGGCGAGTTCGGCGACAACGACTACATCGGCAACCCGGAGCTGGACCCGGAAACCGCCAACGGACTGGACCTCGGCTTCGAACACCGCCTGGGCCGCAAGGGCGTGGTCGGGCTGAATTTCTTCTATCGCGACGTCAAGGACCTCATCGAGATCGTCAATACCGGCGTGCCCAGCGAAGAGATGCAGGACATCTGGGAAGAGTTGATCGAGGACGGCGACGCCGTCGACCTGGCCGATGCCATGGCGCAGGAGCCGGCGGAAAGCTGGCTGTATACCTCGTCGAACGTCGGCGACGGCAAGGTCTACGGTTACGAGTTCGACGTGTCGACGCCGCTGTCGGCCATCGGCCTGGAGAACACCGGCATCTTCGCCAACTACTCGTGGGTGAAGTCCGAGGTCGATGACTTCCTGGGCGAGCGCCGCTTCAACGACCAGGCCAAGTATGTCTACAACGTCGGGTTCATCCACGACATCCCGGCCTGGGGCACCAGCTTCGGCGCGACCTATCGCAAGCAGGGCGACGCCTACACGCGCCTGCTGGGCGAGGAGGCCATCATCCGCTACGGCGGCGAACTGGACGTCTTCGTCGAGAAGCGCTTCGGTACGAACGTGTCGCTGCGGCTGAGCGCCAACAATCTTCTGGATGCCAGCAAGGACGAGTTCTTCGACAAGTTCAACACCCTGCAGGACCAGATCGACCGCGACTACGACGAGTACGAACTGGAAACCGAAGAGGCCGGGCCGAGCTACCAGCTGGTCATGCGCTGGGCGTTCTGA